One Triticum dicoccoides isolate Atlit2015 ecotype Zavitan chromosome 5B, WEW_v2.0, whole genome shotgun sequence genomic window carries:
- the LOC119312472 gene encoding FT-interacting protein 7-like, which yields MAATVRKLVVEVVEARNLLPKDGTGTSSPYARADFDGQRRKTRTVPRDLNPAWNEPLEFSFPGPGSGGIDPVAGEPLEVAIFHDVRVAPTRRNNFLGRVRLDARQFVRKGEEALIYFPLEKKSFLSWVRGDIGLKVYYLDEPLAPEPDPPAADPPAADAVDAPPPAPDASPSPVCADPQPEAEVTETAQGAPPAGDEASTEKPPEGDGDPVAPTPATEDEPLMTSEAVPASDTAASERPQEEETPPPPPIPTPMPRQVPVPPRPAPPPPDVPMERSKHDLVDKMPYLFVRVVRARGLPAGAHPHVRVAAGGRHASTREARRGAFFEWDQTFAFKRDPAIDSPGPTLEVSVWDLPPDADVSIADDRSFLGGLCFDTADVHARDPPDGPLATQWYRLEGGRRLAGADLMVATWAGTQADEAFGEAWKADSPSASSFSAAVASRAKVYVSPKLWLLRLTVIEAQDTLTAAPPRDAGIAVRGTLGFQTLKTRTTPVNRNGGPAWNEDLVFVAAEPFIDDDCFVISLEVRYGKEAFPVGSASISLAAIERRVDDRKVASKWLDLLPSDEAMRKVGKRAAMHMHGGRLHVRVCLDGGYHVADEPPYASSDFRPSARQLWRPPIGVLELGIVGCKGLLPMRTADGKGCTDAYAVAKYGPKWARTRTICDSFDPAWNEQYTWPVYDPCTVLTVGVFDDPLQSLPPDEGKDAACSRPMGKVRIRLSTLENGRVYRGAYPLILMLPTGAKRMGDVELAVRFATSGTALDVLHMYGQPVLPAMHHLRPIPSVNREALRLAAARISVAHLARAEPPLRREAAMWMLDAAEPRGFSMRKLRANWNRAVAALSWVADAARWAEDTRSWRNPTATTMAHAVLVLLAWHPDLIVPTLTLHVAAVGVWKYRRRPRAPAPHPCVRASMAEAPDREELDEEFDTIPSAKTAEVVRARYDRARMVGARLQAMVGDVATQAERLQALVSWRDPRATGMFVVLCVVVAMVLYMVPMKVVAVVAGFYYLRHPMFRDRMPAPVINFFRRLPSMSERIM from the coding sequence ATGGCGGCGACGGTGAGGAAgctggtggtggaggtggtggaggcgcggaACCTGCTGCCGAAGGACGGGACGGGCACGTCGAGCCCGTACGCGCGCGCCGACTTCGACGGGCAGCGCCGCAAGACGCGCACCGTGCCGCGGGACCTTAACCCGGCATGGAACGAGCCGCTCGAGTTCAGCTTCCCGGGCCCCGGATCCGGCGGCATCGACCCCGTCGCCGGCGAGCCGCTCGAGGTGGCCATTTTCCACGACGTGCGGGTGGCACCCACCCGCCGCAACAACTTCCTCGGCCGCGTCCGCCTCGACGCGCGCCAGTTCGTGCGCAAGGGCGAGGAGGCGCTCATCTACTTCCCGCTCGAGAAGAAGAGCTTCCTCAGCTGGGTGCGCGGCGACATCGGCCTCAAGGTCTACTACCTCGACGAGCCTCTCGCGCCGGAGCCTGACCCGCCTGCCGCTGATCCTCCTGCGGCCGATGCGGTTGATGCGCCGCCGCCGGCTCCTGATGCCTCACCTTCACCCGTGTGTGCGGACCCACAGCCAGAAGCAGAGGTGACAGAGACAGCACAAGGAGCGCCACCAGCTGGCGACGAAGCCAGCACGGAGAAGCCGCCCGAGGGTGACGGTGACCCGGTAGCGCCGACCCCGGCCACGGAAGATGAGCCGCTAATGACCTCGGAAGCGGTGCCAGCTTCCGATACAGCGGCGTCAGAGAGGCCGCAGGAGGAGGagaccccgccaccgccgccgatcccGACGCCGATGCCAAGGCAAGTGCCGGTGCCGCCGCGTccggcgccgccgccaccggatGTGCCGATGGAGCGATCGAAGCACGACCTGGTGGACAAGATGCCGTATCTGTTCGTCAGGGTTGTGCGTGCGCGGGGCCTGCCGGCGGGAGCGCACCCACACGTGCGCGTGGCCGCCGGCGGCCGGCACGCGTCCACCCGGGAGGCGCGCCGCGGCGCCTTCTTCGAGTGGGATCAGACCTTCGCTTTCAAGCGCGATCCGGCCATCGACTCCCCGGGCCCCACGCTCGAGGTCTCTGTGTGGGACCTCCCTCCCGATGCCGATGTGTCTATCGCCGACGACCGCAGCTTCCTCGGCGGGCTCTGCTTCGACACCGCCGACGTCCACGCGCGGGACCCGCCCGACGGGCCGCTCGCCACGCAATGGTACAGGCTGGAAGGCGGGCGCCGCCTCGCCGGTGCCGACCTGATGGTCGCCACGTGGGCTGGCACGCAGGCCGACGAGGCCTTCGGCGAGGCGTGGAAGGCGGACTCCCCGTCAGCGTCGTCGTTCTCGGCAGCCGTCGCGTCGCGCGCCAAGGTGTACGTCTCGCCAAAGCTCTGGCTCCTGCGCCTGACAGTCATCGAGGCGCAGGACACGCTCACAGCGGCGCCGCCCCGCGACGCCGGCATCGCGGTGCGCGGGACTCTGGGCTTCCAGACCCTAAAGACCCGCACGACGCCGGTGAACCGCAACGGTGGGCCGGCGTGGAACGAGGACCTGGTGTTCGTCGCCGCCGAGCCGTTCATCGACGACGACTGCTTCGTCATCTCCCTCGAGGTGCGCTACGGCAAGGAAGCTTTTCCTGTGGGCTCGGCCAGCATCTCGCTCGCTGCCATCGAGAGGCGGGTCGACGATCGGAAGGTGGCATCCAAGTGGCTCGACCTTCTCCCGTCCGACGAAGCTATGAGGAAAGTGGGTAAGAGGGCGGCCATGCACATGCACGGCGGCCGGCTGCACGTGCGCGTGTGTCTCGACGGGGGCTACCACGTTGCCGACGAGCCGCCGTACGCGAGCAGTGACTTCCGGCCGTCGGCGCGGCAGCTGTGGCGTCCGCCAATCGGCGTGCTGGAGCTTGGCATCGTCGGGTGCAAAGGCCTCCTACCGATGCGCACCGCCGACGGCAAGGGGTGCACGGACGCGTACGCCGTGGCCAAGTACGGCCCCAAGTGGGCGCGCACGCGCACCATCTGCGACAGCTTCGACCCGGCCTGGAACGAGCAGTACACGTGGCCCGTGTACGACCCGTGCACCGTGCTCACCGTCGGCGTCTTCGACGACCCGCTGCAGTCGCTTCCGCCGGACGAGGGGAAAGACGCCGCGTGTTCGCGGCCGATGGGGAAGGTGCGGATACGGCTGTCCACGCTGGAGAACGGCCGCGTGTACCGCGGCGCGTACCCGCTAATCTTGATGCTGCCCACCGGCGCAAAGAGGATGGGCGACGTCGAGCTGGCCGTCCGCTTCGCCACCTCCGGGACGGCGCTCGACGTGCTGCACATGTACGGGCAGCCGGTGTTGCCGGCGATGCACCACCTGCGTCCGATCCCGTCCGTGAACCGCGAGGCGCTTCGGCTGGCCGCGGCGCGCATCTCGGTCGCTCACCTGGCTCGAGCCGagccgccgctccggcgggaggcgGCGATGTGGATGCTAGACGCGGCGGAGCCCCGGGGATTCAGCATGCGGAAGCTGCGCGCCAACTGGAACCGCGCCGTGGCGGCGCTGTCGTGGGTGGCCGACGCGGCGCGGTGGGCAGAGGATACCCGGTCGTGGCGGAACCCGACGGCCACGACCATGGCGCACGCCGTGCTCGTGCTCCTGGCGTGGCACCCGGATCTCATCGTGCCGACGCTCACGCTCCACGTCGCCGCCGTCGGCGTTTGGAAGTACCGGCGCAGGCCGCGCGCCCCGGCGCCGCATCCGTGCGTGCGCGCGTCCATGGCGGAGGCGCCTGACAGGGAGGAGCTGGACGAGGAGTTTGACACGATACCGAGCGCGAAGACGGCGGAGGTGGTGCGCGCGCGGTACGACCGCGCTAGGATGGTCGGAGCGCGGTTGCAGGCCATGGTCGGCGACGTGGCGACGCAGGCGGAGAGGCTGCAGGCGCTCGTGTCGTGGCGCGACCCGCGCGCCACAGGGATGTTCGTGGTCCTCTGCGTCGTGGTGGCCATGGTGCTGTACATGGTGCCCATGAAGGTGGTGGCCGTGGTCGCCGGGTTCTACTACCTCCGGCACCCCATGTTCCGGGACCGGATGCCGGCGCCAGTGATCAACTTCTTCCGGCGGCTGCCTTCTATGTCTGAACGTATCATGTAG